A window from Actinomycetes bacterium encodes these proteins:
- a CDS encoding NYN domain-containing protein, translating into MEPAEKRIALLIDADNAPASKIDVILGEVARHGAANVRRAYGNWKSPHLKPWEAVLHSYAIRPIQQFAYSSGKNASDMAMVIDAMDLLYARSLDAFAIVSSDADFTPLVMRILTDGLKVYGFGERKTPEPFVNACSQFTYVEGLGQPAAQPDEPVLKPSGSKQLRGDTRLVQMLRNAVDAASSEDGWAHLGQVGNQIGNQASFDPRNYGYRKLSDLVEATGLFEVKRQDLIVLIRDKRKT; encoded by the coding sequence ATGGAACCTGCGGAGAAACGGATCGCGCTGCTGATCGATGCCGACAATGCTCCGGCGTCGAAGATCGACGTGATCCTCGGGGAAGTGGCGCGCCATGGGGCTGCCAATGTCCGCCGGGCGTACGGCAACTGGAAGAGTCCGCACCTGAAGCCGTGGGAGGCGGTGCTGCACTCCTACGCGATCCGCCCGATCCAGCAGTTCGCCTACAGCAGCGGCAAGAACGCCTCCGATATGGCGATGGTCATCGATGCGATGGACCTGCTCTACGCACGCTCGCTGGACGCGTTCGCCATCGTCTCCAGTGATGCTGACTTCACCCCTCTGGTGATGCGGATCCTCACCGATGGTCTGAAGGTGTATGGGTTTGGGGAGAGGAAGACGCCGGAACCCTTCGTCAACGCTTGCTCGCAGTTCACTTACGTCGAGGGCCTGGGACAACCAGCGGCTCAGCCCGATGAGCCGGTGCTCAAGCCGAGCGGCTCGAAGCAACTGCGCGGGGACACCCGTTTGGTGCAGATGCTCCGCAACGCGGTGGATGCGGCGAGCAGTGAGGATGGCTGGGCCCATCTGGGGCAGGTGGGCAACCAGATCGGCAACCAGGCGTCCTTCGATCCCCGCAACTACGGCTACCGGAAGTTGAGCGACTTGGTGGAGGCGACCGGGCTGTTCGAGGTCAAGAGGCAGGACCTGATCGTCCTGATCCGGGACAAGCGCAAGACGTGA
- a CDS encoding class I SAM-dependent methyltransferase, producing MNLEPLEPDIPEWAEVEVADACDLPSHIRRRTYDLVFSNSVIEHVGGHLQRQKFSDTVSSLSDRYWVQTPYRYFPVEPHWLCPGMQYLPAAARWRVARHWPLVHTPAIDDSDALNSVLSVDLLSRTEMMIYFPEARLLTDRLMGLTKSLVAVKG from the coding sequence GTGAACCTTGAACCACTCGAGCCAGACATCCCAGAATGGGCCGAGGTCGAAGTTGCTGATGCTTGTGACTTACCGAGTCACATCCGTCGGCGGACCTACGATCTCGTGTTCTCAAATTCAGTGATCGAGCATGTAGGTGGTCACCTGCAGAGACAGAAGTTCTCGGACACCGTCTCAAGCCTCAGCGATCGCTACTGGGTTCAGACGCCCTATCGATACTTTCCGGTCGAGCCCCATTGGCTGTGTCCAGGCATGCAATATCTCCCTGCGGCCGCCCGCTGGCGAGTGGCCAGGCACTGGCCACTAGTCCATACCCCCGCCATCGACGATTCTGACGCCCTGAACAGCGTCTTGTCGGTCGACTTACTGAGTCGAACAGAAATGATGATCTACTTCCCGGAAGCTCGGCTGCTGACCGACAGGCTGATGGGATTGACGAAATCGCTTGTCGCCGTAAAGGGCTGA
- a CDS encoding DUF4190 domain-containing protein produces the protein MTAAGPVDEPIFPPPPPPGLQYGYPPQQYPPVYGYSAPPQYPYAQPQQQRRYNGFAISSFVLGLLWIYGIGSILALVFGYIARRQIRDTGDNGGGLAIAGIVLGWLGAALMVVLMWVLIVGGLQQV, from the coding sequence GTGACCGCCGCCGGACCGGTCGATGAGCCGATCTTCCCGCCGCCACCCCCGCCGGGCCTGCAGTACGGGTACCCGCCACAGCAGTACCCGCCGGTGTACGGCTACTCCGCACCGCCTCAGTACCCGTACGCGCAGCCGCAGCAGCAGCGGAGGTACAACGGCTTCGCGATCTCCTCGTTCGTACTGGGACTGCTTTGGATCTACGGGATCGGCTCGATCCTGGCACTGGTGTTCGGATACATCGCCCGACGACAGATCCGAGACACAGGTGATAACGGTGGCGGGCTGGCCATCGCTGGGATCGTGCTGGGCTGGCTCGGGGCGGCCCTGATGGTGGTCTTGATGTGGGTCTTGATCGTCGGGGGGCTTCAGCAGGTGTGA